Below is a genomic region from Drosophila albomicans strain 15112-1751.03 chromosome 2R, ASM965048v2, whole genome shotgun sequence.
aaattatgcatacatttaagaaatacttctgTATAGTAAATTACGCCGACTGCAATTGGGTGATAgctgttttggctgacaatgtggtatattttgacctctatggtatatttcgaatgtagtatttcatcattataccaaatatgggctttggtatattatttggaatattttaagagtaatactgcactgttttgcttgtattcaaaatgggtagcggttatctcatagtcgaacactctcaactgtagctttcttgcttgttttatttaaaaacttgttaagaatcaataattaaataagcaatttttaacactaatttaatttttatttatttttattcatattatagttaagtaatatttattaaacacttgaattgattatttttgatCTTACATTGTTaatggtttttaatttttttgtattgcttttcaactaaattgttttgcctttgctgtcGATCGTCTAAATCACACATACGCAGCGTTGCCTGCGCGCACTTTGACActtgcactctctctctctctctctctcttgcccgttccctctcactctcgctctctcacactctcactATTGACAAACACTCTCAATGTTTTCACTGCGACTCACTCGATACTCATCGAGAAACAGTTCAAACTGTTTTTTCgctatttctttcatttcgcATGCGCAGGTTGCCTCGAtgttcgctgttgttgttgttgttgtcgttgttgtctgTGAGCAATTCTCTCTTGTTGTGTGTCGTCGGATCGGAGGCCAGCGAATGGGATCCCCTTTGTCAGTTGTCTGGCGGCAATTGAAACGCGTGCGCGCTTAGCTGAAGGCAGCGACAGctaccaaaaccaaaaaaccaaatccaacaaaacaaagcgaCAAATTATAATCACAATAATAACGAAAGCTGTTaacaaaaaagtaatgaaaCGACCTTATAATTAACattgattaattgaaatttgtgcaAATGCGAGTGCATCTGCACCTAAGATGaagtgttttgtgtgtgtagaaaCTTGTTTATTCTGCAACTTGTTTAATGTGCGCAAAGTGCTTGGccaacgaaacaaaaacagaaagcacatatagaaaatataaataaattagttacTTAAACGTGccagccaaaagcaaaacaaagttccatttggtatataaaaatgcttgtacataaataaatttacatatgtacatatatgtatgtatatagagtgGATATATTTATTGTCTTCAAATTGCGTCAGTTGGGGAATTCTTTCATTTCAACATCCAATTGAAGGCAAAAActcacaaacaaataaattaattgaatgatGAAGGGAAAAATACACAAGCATCTAAACACaatatacaacaattttattagctGTCTGTCAATTAACTGAGAGTTCTATAATCCTTTCGATGCAAATGATATTCGGTTGGATAAACAAGTGTTACATAAAGACACTTGCACAAAGTATATTTGCAATGTCCCAAATACTTAAACTGTTGGTTTCGAACTCAAATCAAGTAAATGAATTAACGCGACAATtagcagagagtgagagatatATAAGcgagtatatacatatatgagatacagacagatacagatacagatacagatacagatatagCTGCAGAACAATGCCTCAGCATTCACGGCAACAATCACATTGTATTCGTCATTAAATGCCGCCTCTGGGAGCATTTAACTAAATGCGTATCGATAATTgcgagttttattttttttatttttcatttattcatcACAATCGAGCGTACTTTCAACTCACATCCAAATCatattggaaatatttaaGCTTATCTACAGGTTTGTTTTAATGCTGCTGGCGCCCTTATATAGTATCTATATAGTGTACTTTAGAATTTGTAATTCACTTGCTTTGCGGTTCTTGTAACCGGCAAAATTCAACTCGCAACTCAAACGAACCGAAACGTTCGTTCGGACGAGAGTCGCTTGTGtttctttctatttatttgttggcatttatttttattattaaatattctcTCAGCTGGCggcaatataaataaatagtttgaCTTTCAAATATCTTTCTCGTGCATAAATCTCTTGAAAATTGGCGCTCGACTATAACAAATGAATTATTGTCAGAGCAAATAACATGCAcagtgattttttttgtttttttcgtttataaatatttagtttttatcaTAGacccacacaaacaaaaagtttaaagCCATATCCgggtattataaataaatcaaattatagttagttacaaaaataaattaagaatcATCGTAGTAAAGTGAAATTCATTACGAGtataatgcaaaataaaacaacgaATGAATATAAGCCAATATTTCGTGTGTAAGCCAATTTATTTACGACTCCAATGGGATTAATGAAGTGAACCTTGAAACAAATCAATATTAAGTAAagtcaatatttaatattttaatccGCAATAAAAAggataaatagaaaataataattttctactttttaaagttgaagctgtattgaattggaattaaaagtgaagtgataaataataacaacaatacaaaaaaaaaatatcaaaatgacaaacacaacaaacttGTGATAGTTGCAAACgtaaaacacaaatattagaaatcaaagtgcaacaataaattgtgagctaaattgaaattgcaacgAAGCCTGGCGGCAATTGCAACAGTAAGTTTCGTAACTGCggcaataacaacgacaacaacaacaacaacaacaaacaaaaaaagtgacaacaataagggaaaatataatacaatgtTTACGGTGCCATTTCATCGAGACACAATTCTGACGGCCTCCGTCAGCGATGCATCCGTGCTGAATAAAAGCCGCACCGtatgtagcgggtatatccCGATATAcccctcttcttcttcttctttccaCTTTGTCGCCTGcttcaattgatttcaatttcagtttcagtttagatttcatttgatttgatttgattgctttttatttgttgcttgtgcaatttggtttttgcatttgccaattgtgtttgctttttgtgtttgtttactttgccgCGACTCttcgctgcttttgtttttgcattttgtttttgctttttcctttttcgttttcttcttATGTAATGCTTATGCATGCGCTTGCATTGTACTTTACTTCGCTGTtcgtagctgttgctgcttcccACAGCAGTAATTGCTTAGTGCTTTAGTCGAAGTTTAACAACTACACACGATTCTTCTAACTGTTAAAAGCACGCCCTGACATTGCCGGCATGCCACTTGACTCTAATTGAAGTGCCCTTGAGacgcgtatgtgtgtgtatgcgtgtgtgtgtggagtgtcTTTCAATATTCCATTCAATCTTCCCCAAATTCAATTCGGTTTCCAGTTTCGTCTGCACTTtcattacatatttaaataagaaacaatTCCCATGCAAATCGAGTGGCCCACAACTGCATTACCATATAgagtgttttcttttattttattttattttattttattttatattcatttatctttaaatgtaattttctcGCGCGTGCCACGAACCAACATCGACTAAACTGACGCATCagcttctttctttttctctatACAGTTTCCATGTTATCCTTTTCTTGTCTCATAGGCGCCAAAAAAGTTGCTCGGACATTCGAGTTTTTATCGCGTACACACAGAAACAGAATCAGCGCTTTTGGCTCTCTTGACCCTGACCATGATGATGTCGTGCTTAAAGGAGCGTAACGCTGTGTAAACAGTTTTTCCAGCAAGAGTTGAAGGATTGTCCAAAACtgttttacaaatttgttggtCAACTTGTAGTGCGCATTGTATAAAGCTCACAAAAGCGactataaatacaaatgttaaGGGTTATGAAAGCGAAACACAAGAGCTATGAATATACATAGTAAATAGTTTAAAGGGTTTCCTAAAAAGACTTTAGaatacttattaaaaaaaagtttgttatttgataaattatacacattcaattatattttccaTATATGAAAGTGATTTTGAAAAGCTacgaatatattaaatatgtagtTTGCTAGAAAGACTTTAGAATacttatttaaaacaaattccttatttgataaattatacttttcatatatgaaaattgcattcaaaGTTATAAAAGCGAAACACAAGAGCTATGAATATAGTAAATAGTTTGAAGGGTTTCCTAGAAAGACTTTAgaatacttattttaaataagtttgttatttgataaattatacTCATAAAATTACCATTTCTATATATGAAAGCGATATGAAAAAGCTACGATTATAGTAAATAGTTTGCTAGAAAGACTTTAGAATActtattcaaaacaaattccttatttgataaattaaacttttcacatatgaaaatttcattcaaagtTATAAAAGTGAAACATAAGAGCTATGAATATAGTAAATAGCTTGAAGGGTGTTCTAGAAAGACTTTAGAATacttttttgaaatatgtGAGTTGATGAtttgataaataatatatgttatatatgaaATGGAAGTTTGAAGGTTTTCATAGAAAGACATTAGaatacttatttaaaataagtttgttattcaaattacattttccatatataatattaaagtgtTATGGAAAAGCTACGATTATAGTAAATAGTTTGAAGTGTTTGCTAGAaagattttaatatactaacttaaaataaatttatcatttaatatgttatacacctttttaaaatttgaaaatttcattagatATTTGTTGCGTATTTCTtcaacaattattttgcaatttgtctaatttaattagcaaatTTTGTTGCGCATTAGATATTATATCAATCACTTCTCCGaataatatgttaatatatttggctaaaatgtgaaatgccAAAGTAAAGTTCAAAGCTGTCTGCCAACGCTTTATTAAAAcacttgaaataaatttgcaaatttcatgtgaaaatgttaattagaATTCATTGTAAAATCAGCAGACGGGAGCGAAAGATAATGTACTCTCTATATGATATTAAAATGCagcaataatatattattgacCCCAGTGAATGTATTCGTGTTCCACTCAAATCAATTTGCCTCTTGCCAATGTTCAAGTTTAACGAGATTCAGTTAATCTCCAGTGTGTTAATGTTGATTTCCAGCGACCCTTGTTAGCTTTTGAAATAACATATAATCAAATTGCACAACTAATACGACAATATtataacatattatttaaGCTAAATAACGTTGTCTAAAAATTACAGTTTTAGTCGCATGCTCAAGTAgcgtattaaatttaattgccatATTTTTCCCATTGCTACTCGAAACATTTTCCTCGTTGTTTTTGCATGCTGAACTTATATAATTTAGTTCGACTTGTTGATAAACATACATCGTATTTGTGTCATAATTGTAAATTGGCgttaaattaacaaaagccGGAGTACAcaaaggtgtgtgtgtgtgtgaaaaaagtatttgttgttttaataaCAAGTAAATAGCTAATTATGAACAAGTTCGACACAAATTGCAgagcatttcaaattgaaaaagtaaACCGACTTctgaatatgcaaatatatctTGACACTTACAAAAATCATTAGAacccgcaaataaaaatgatatcaATTGGAATTATTTAGTTGACAACTGTTTCAActgcacttttattttattcctcTAAGTTATTCATGCGGTTTAACTAACTGCAAATTCAAACAAGTGCGTTGAATTTGCATCGCGAATGGATTTGAATTTGTCATTCGGTTATTAAACATTTGCTCAGAGTTCAATAAACCATTCGCGCTGCTCTTTAAAATGCATGTGGCGACTTTTTTCCAGTTGCCATTGTCATTTTGCTTTCGCAATGCGACAGACGATGAAAATCAGCAAAACCAGCGAATGGGgaaaaaatatgataaaaagaCATTAAAGTTGTAGTGCAGCCACATGATTGACGACATTTACAACACATTTGACGACTGCAAAGTCAGAAAAACAATATAGCTTTTATACACATGTAAAATCACGAGGATTGTGACAGCTTTAGGAATGGAAatgaatgtatattttatatatgttgaatttattttataccaaaataaactGTAGTAAACTAGAAATAGCATGAAAGATTGCTATAGAatcagtttattattatagcaTGAAAGATTactttagaaaatatattgaaatgttgtatattttgaatgtagtacttcatagatataccatatatagccttcggtatattttagtaatttttggtatataatttaaatatgattttattgaacATGGCTAGCGGGAATTTTGCTGTAACTTTTttacttgatttatttatagaatcagtttattaatatagcaTGAAAGATTGCtttagaaaaaatattgaattgttgTATCTTATGttctattttgaatgtagtactttatagatataccatatatagccttcggtatatttttgaattttttggtatataatttaaatatgattttattgaaaatgggtagcgggaatTTCGctataactttcttacttgatttatttcattatcagCACTTTCAATTGTAGAGCATTCGCCTCGTCGTTAACTCGTTACAAGCGTTGCATTTTCATTGCCCTCTTTTCGTTTACACAAATTGAGTTTCCATTTTAGTTCAAGTTCAGTTTTGGTTTCGACAACgtggcaaacaaattaataaacacgacatatatatttcgaaCGGGGCGTGACTAAGCCTGAAGGACATTAGCCAGACAATCTGGCGacacataaaaatgtcaaaatgaaaaaataaaaacaataataaaaccgGCGAATCTCTCGCGACATGTAATTGAAGTTCGTTTTTAGGGCTTGTCATGTTCCCTGCTTTTGAaatgctgttgatgttgcattaaatatgcatatcgTATGTAAATATCGATGTGAAGTCGTcacatttaacaaaaaataacaataataatacggCAAACagtgcaaacaacaacaacaacaacaaaagttgacAGCACGTAGACGAGCTtgagaataaaatgaaatgagaaaaaaagtaaaaacgaaatacacacaaaaataaaaataaataaaaaatggaaaaaggCGTAAAGAAAAATGCGCAAAAAACGCGAGGCGAACGTGACGTTGAATTGAATTCctgtgaaatatttaacaacaagaaaaaaagtatGTGCTCATGTGTGCATACAAGTGGATTTTGTTTGTAGCTTATGTATATGCATAGATACTATGTATAAAAGCCTTGATTTACCCTGTAAACATGAGCTAGATTCTAAAAGGGATATAATTAAATGACAGCACTCGAAATTAATGcctgtaatttaaattgtactGTAATACTGTATACCGTAAGAAATACTGTAATACAGTATTTTATAGCTGTGATTTAATCATACCAAGCTGCTGGGTAATTTGCAGTCGGATTCAAATTGAACTTCACTTGattcttatattatttttttgggggtaAACATGAAATTATGGAAAAAGCATATTTACTGATGTGAACCCACACAATCTGTATGTATATTagaagaatatatgtatatatttggcAGTCAGCACACACGCGTTGCCAAGCGTGTCCTCTgtagatacaaatgtatctgttGGATACTCAATTGGTCAACGCGTGACGTCACGATCACTCAACCAGCGGCTGATCAGCTTTTAGCAGCGACATCACAGaactaaataatttatctCAATTTTGGTAGCCAAGTGCCACCAGAATGAACAAATTTAGCACTAAACCTATGCTATTTTTACCAATACCAATTAGTTGGGAGAGAGCGTCGTTAGTTAATGTGCCTCAAATGTATCTTAAACGATAGACGACGGACGCATTTCTATGCAGACAGCTGCTTAATTATTATGCACTGACATTGGACTTTGGAACTTTCACAGTCAAcgatgtttttctttttttttgtttaatttcacTTGATTTGCACTTTTGGCAGCATTTCAATGCCGCACAATTTgggccacacacaaacaggGCAGCCAATAGATCAGCGAAACTGAGAGCAAACTGAGAACTATGAGAAACAGCTGATGTTTCTGCTTCTGAGTGTTGTGGATGCCACAAACTGCGCGCGAGATTCATCATCAGGTGTTGCTCCGACAAACTATGATGCATTACTCAGAAATTTCGCGAGAAACTACGCAAAGCAGCGCAGACACGATGTCTGCACATGAGTAACGAACGTGATACAGCACTTGACGTATAGTTTCTCGAACAAACTCATTTCAAGTATTTATACGGGATATGGCaagaaatttctttaatagaTGAGAATGTTAAGTGCTTGAaaaagttgtttgtttgttaagCGATGGTtggaaatataattataatagaaagataatgaagaaatatatacatactattaTAAATGAGAATagcttttcaaattattaatttcttcacaaatgtataaacaataaatattatccaatttaaattgttagtctaatataaagttaaagatcgttaaaataaatattattgaatcTACAAGTAATTGGTGACCACAAAACAACGCTAAGTATcttcaaaattgtttaataaaagctTATCTTTTATATGGAAACCTTTCACTACAAATCAGAAAAATTAAACTGAAAGTCATAAATCTTATACATCTATTTCAAATACTCGtgatttcaatataatttcaattgaatgtCATACCtcacacatttttaattgaaatccTTTTGATTCCAACTTAACTTGGTTTGAAAGTCGTAACTCTCATACTTCCATTTCAAATCCATTTGATCTCAACTTCGTTTCAACTGAAAGTCGTAATTTTCAAACCCCTATTTCAAATCCTTTTGATTTCAACCTCAATCCACGCGAAAACTTCAACTTTAAACAtgaatttaagttaaattcttaagctgttgctgtagtcTCATTAAGCAATTCAAGTTTGAAAGCGCCAACTTCTCAGATATTTATGAGCTATGAGTCgtaaaaaaagttaatttaatgcaGATTCCCTTTACATCCCTCGGCAGTGTCAGTGTCCAGTTTTTGTCGCCCTTAAAATAACATAATCATAACATAACGTAACCAAAGTAAATCAACTTTGTCGGCGGTGTCATGAAATTGATGTCTGCAATTTCCAAAAGAGAGCAGAGAGACCGAGACAAAGCCCACACAGAAAAACCCAAACTCAAACCCGAAAAAGCGAGagcgaaaaacgaaaagcgcCGCTTAAGTGACAAAGTCGTAAAAAGTGTCATAAACTAAAGACAAAAGTCATAAAACTGAACGGGATGACAGACCGGAGACCGGAATCGGTCCGGGACTAAGGCAACAACCAAAAAAGCGCAGTGAACAATGGCTGCCAATGTGGGGACTGCGGGGAATGCGGGGTGGGGAGCATGTGCATCCAAAACTGGCCATTAACTTCTGTCTGCTGCATGAATATTTGCCGCATGCACTGTGCTGACTGTCATAAACATAATCATTACTAACTTTTGgcatcgctctctctctctctctctgtctccctctcttttcAGATGGCCGAGCTGATGCATCAGATGAGAGATCCGGCGCATACGCTCGGCGGCTCTGTGGGCAGCATACCACAGAATCTGATTGCCAGTGGAGGTGTTGTCGGTGGTCATGGACACAACGGTTCACTGAACGGATTGCATGCCACGCCCGCGACGAATCTGAAGATGAGCGAAGCGCTGCGCAATGCCCAGCACGATGCTAGTCCCAATCCGGTGAGCAGCAAGATGAAGGCATCCAAATCGTATACGCACGGTCTGAGCAGCTCCTCGGGTACCGTCAACATTCCCACATCGACGTCGGCGCAGAGCAATCTATCGCTGCTCGCCGACATCTCGCCGAATCACACGCACTTCTTTGAGGTGATGTACGTGGGCAAGATACGTGTATCGCAGAAGCGAGTGCCCAACACCTTCATCGACGATGCCCTGCCCAAGTTTAAGGCGTATGATGCCCAGCGGCTGCGACTGTTGCAGAATCGCAAGATGTCGCTGAGCAGCGAGGGCGGTGTGGGCATTGAGGCCAAGAGTGCGGCCAGCACACTGAAGAGTCACGAGCTCAAAGAGGAGGACGAAGAGGAACACGAGCAGGAGCAGCATCCAAATACGCAGCCGAAGCCAGAGCTACAGTTGACGGGCGCGGAGGCGGATGCTTTGCCACAGCCGCTGGAGGAGAACAAGGAGAACAAGTCGCCAATAAAGCGCAAGTTGTTGCGCGGCCAGAGTCAAGTGGATATGGGCCATAAGGAGATGTAAGTATTGTCGAGAAGTTgtgctctgtttttttttgtcgaatTGTGCTATTTCCATTTGTGCAATCTTCTCTACTGACCCCCCCCACAACGAAATTGTAATGCAAGCAGCTcggaggagcagcagcagcagcaccaactgGAGGCGCCCAATGTCATTGTGAACAAGCAGCCCACGCCGCCCAGAGAGGAGGGcgaagcggcagcagcagaagctgcaGCGGCGGCTGCCACAGCAAGTGGCAGCGGAACAGCAGCTGGTCAGCTGCATCCACACTACGCGCTGGAGAAGTAAGTGGCGACCACGCCCCGAGTCCACGCATGcctctctttttgtttgtgttccCGTTTCAGTTTgcgtttgagtttgagtttcgCTTGTGTTATGTTCTCCTTTAGCATGTCCCGCCTGCAACTTTTGCTCACTTCCCAGCTGACTCTGCTCTCTTGTCTCTTCTTACAGCATCCCCAAACTGCGGGATCGCTCCGCTTCGCAGGGCACAATTCCTCCTTATGCGGAGCAGAATCGCACCATGGTCTTCTTGGTGGGACGCAGCGATCTGCGCTTGATCTCGCCGGATCGCAAGCAGGTGCTGCTCTACAAGGACTTCAAGGATGTGGCCAGCTGTGTGCATGGCCAGAAGTCACTCGATCACTTTGGCATCATTTGTCGCGAGCTCAACAACGACGGCTACATTGGCTACGTGTTCAAGTGCCAGTCGGAGCATGTGTGCGATGACATTGTGGCCGCCATTGCCCAGGCTTTTGATACGTGCGCGgagcaaaagaagaaacagGAGAGACAGATCTTTAGCTGCGAACATTGTCCGATGTTGTGGTATCACAAACTGTGCACCGATGTCGAGGGTTTGTCCGAGAAGAAAACACAGGCAATGATCTGGCGTCACGTCGACACTCTTAACGAGGACGAAAGGGATATGGTGTGGGCCAAGTACCGTGGCTCCGAGAAGAACAACTCACCGATAGGCGAGCAGAATCAGTTCCTCATCATGCTGTTGCGTGCCCACTGCGAGTCGCGGCAACAGCGCCACATTCACGACACCGCCGAGAATCGCTCCGAGTTTCTCAATCAGTATTTGGGCGGCAGCACCATATTTATGAAGGCTAAGCGCTCGCTGACCAACTCCTTCGACACGCTGCTGAAGCGCAAACCCTCCAAAGATGACATTGCTGTGCCACCGCACAATCTGCGCGACATTCGCGAAGGATCCGCCGAACCCATCGGCAGCGAAACCCCGCCCGAAGGATTCCGATCGCGCTCGAATACTGTGGGCGCCAGTCCCAGCAACAAACCTTCGGCAGATCAGCTCAAGAGCCCCATGATGGATATGTAAGTAGAAgagaatattatatatagacaAGCATTTGGTGTGAACAGCCCAAAATCCCCAGTACAACTAAATGTACTAACCCTTTGTGAGGACTGAGAGTTTCATCTTTTCTAATCTTTTTTTGAGCACTAAGAAAAGTTTCCCAACAATCTGCGCATTAGTTTGCAAACtgtattattcattaattctCATTTGCCATATTTCAAAGTCATGGAAAAAACCGAACGAAATAATGGTTAAACTATGTTTTGTTAATgggaaaaattaattttagacCATTGCAAGCAACGTCATTCATTGTTCTGCAGGACTTCAAGTTTAAATAACCTAGAGCAAAATGCTAATTAGGAAACCTGTACAATAAAATCTAGCTTTATGATATCATATCGGTATCAGAATACTGGTTTAATAAGATATAATAGaccgaaatatatttttgcatttgctaaaaagcaaaaatatcaaatttgttttttaagatGTTTAAGGAATAAAGAATTGAATAAGATAGttaatatgttatatgtagTCAAACTAAATATATCTTACTATGAACTTTACAGCTTCATCAAGGTGGGCAACAGTCCCAAGGAGGCGGAGACGCATCAGGGATCCTGGCGCCAGGCTATACTCAACAGCGTGGTGACACCTTCGAAGGGTTTGGAGGGCGAGGCTCCCACCGAGTTTCTATCGCCCATGCGCAAACGTAAGTGCCTCAAATTCCAACAACTAATCAAATCACAATAGCACATTAATCCTTGTCTCTACAGCTGCCAAGCGAGGCAAACGCGATGCTGCCGAACTACGGGAACTTTGGCGCACCGCCATCAGACAGACGATCATGTTGAATCGCATGGAGACGGAGAATGCCATGTTGCAGGCTCGTCAGAATGAGAACGAACTGAAGCGCATTAAGCTGGACTATGAGGAGATTGTGCCATGCGACAAGCAGCTCATCGAACGCTGGGAACAGATCATTGAGCGCAACTCCATGCAGATTGGCAACAAGAAGGATCCCAAGGTGTTGCGTCATGCCATACGCACTGGAGTGCCGCGCTCCAAGCGTGGCGATGTCTGGACTTTCCTGGCCGAACAGCATTCGATGAACACGGCGCCAGTGGACACGAAAAAGTTTCCCAACTATAATACACCTTATCACACGCTGCTGAAGCATCTAACTGAGCATCAGCATGCGATCTTTATTGACTTGGGACGCACGTTTCCCAATCATACGTTCTACAAAGATCCATTGGGTCTGGGACAGTTGTCGCTGTTTAATCTACTGAAGGCCTACTCCATACTCGATCCCGAGCTGGGCTATTGCCAGGGCTTGGGCTTCATCTGTGgcgtgttgctgttgcatgtaAGTGACAACAACTTAGAAAAAGagttaaaagaaaattgtgtTAATTAATCTTTGCTTTTCAGTGCGATGAGGCGAGCGCATTTCAGCTGCTCAAGCATCTGATGTTTTGCCGCAACATGCGCACCAAGTACCTGCCGGACATGAAGAAGTTCCAG
It encodes:
- the LOC117576699 gene encoding uncharacterized protein LOC117576699 isoform X1, yielding MKTRLVSLTYRGTASVDPRYSASMLPWTINDIRSTENYTKLSVGIEHGNLDSYNSDFEVQFSHPLKHIVGMCRIIHKPQAKSVGNGFMQLKSNAGHSSNCATSSSSSSSSSASSSSSSGCTAAGNSLTANGTRHTLTTSTSYGSLSSSAAAAYQLQQQQQQQQQQQAAADAEQPQNFMEFQGPITGLVYLLKDPKDPLLHIYLFECEAIEEMAELMHQMRDPAHTLGGSVGSIPQNLIASGGVVGGHGHNGSLNGLHATPATNLKMSEALRNAQHDASPNPVSSKMKASKSYTHGLSSSSGTVNIPTSTSAQSNLSLLADISPNHTHFFEVMYVGKIRVSQKRVPNTFIDDALPKFKAYDAQRLRLLQNRKMSLSSEGGVGIEAKSAASTLKSHELKEEDEEEHEQEQHPNTQPKPELQLTGAEADALPQPLEENKENKSPIKRKLLRGQSQVDMGHKEISEEQQQQHQLEAPNVIVNKQPTPPREEGEAAAAEAAAAAATASGSGTAAGQLHPHYALENIPKLRDRSASQGTIPPYAEQNRTMVFLVGRSDLRLISPDRKQVLLYKDFKDVASCVHGQKSLDHFGIICRELNNDGYIGYVFKCQSEHVCDDIVAAIAQAFDTCAEQKKKQERQIFSCEHCPMLWYHKLCTDVEGLSEKKTQAMIWRHVDTLNEDERDMVWAKYRGSEKNNSPIGEQNQFLIMLLRAHCESRQQRHIHDTAENRSEFLNQYLGGSTIFMKAKRSLTNSFDTLLKRKPSKDDIAVPPHNLRDIREGSAEPIGSETPPEGFRSRSNTVGASPSNKPSADQLKSPMMDIFIKVGNSPKEAETHQGSWRQAILNSVVTPSKGLEGEAPTEFLSPMRKPAKRGKRDAAELRELWRTAIRQTIMLNRMETENAMLQARQNENELKRIKLDYEEIVPCDKQLIERWEQIIERNSMQIGNKKDPKVLRHAIRTGVPRSKRGDVWTFLAEQHSMNTAPVDTKKFPNYNTPYHTLLKHLTEHQHAIFIDLGRTFPNHTFYKDPLGLGQLSLFNLLKAYSILDPELGYCQGLGFICGVLLLHCDEASAFQLLKHLMFCRNMRTKYLPDMKKFQLQLYQLSRLVKDHLPDLYVWLDQNDVSPTLYAAPWILTVFSSQFPLGFVARVFDLVFLESSDVIFKFAIALLSVHKQQLLARDNFEEIMDYLKTVVPKMENTCMEQIMKLVFTLDIGKQLAEYNVEYNVLQEEITTTNHHLEMLNREKSQNQHLEQQLQFAQSSIAQLETTRSSQQTQISSLQSQVQSLELTIQTLGRYIGQLVDHNPDLELPSEVRRMLQQLDDLERQRRKPIFAERKIGKSISVNSHLGFPLKVLEELSERDEHGSPQKQKKEKTPFFEQLRQQQHQLQMQRNHNHAANGHLTSVEQPPQQQNPTPPTRPNRLLDNASARSVMQTKLDELKLPEHVDKYVANIKSPLEVDSGVGTPLSPPSTASSHNSSSSHNSNSSNSISTGSIFSRMGYKTTPASLSPLAPRQSYIDAIAITTAPETAPLEQMVTATAAISLEEAAEPEPGMHPLSMVGGDVNVRFKGTTQLKSIRPVHHMRAITLSGVPAVGSSGAEAATPAATTGRS